In the genome of Deinococcus deserti VCD115, one region contains:
- a CDS encoding MFS transporter, with amino-acid sequence MNARFAWVVAGCHFIAAFAALGLPPFFPLILERSLHDPAPALAGWLYVLPTLCAAFSAPLWGRLADRYGPRPLLLRAQLGLALSFLLTGAARTPWEFAGALALQGVLGGTFAASNTYLAALLRGPDLTRALTLMQGSARAALVVAPATLALFVGSRSPLGLYTALSVLPLLAALLLWRLPPVEHSQPEANPECQIPVTQAAGAALVFTLEAAFVFATIVTFPYFIPYVRALEFSPALWGAVFAVPHLVYLLFAPVALRRLRAVTPLRGLTLSLAALMVSLLGQLTPFLSPMVAFRVLMGLAMTGFYVWLHVLVVGLAQDRQAGRLFGTFEAVSKLAAVLAGVTAGLAAPRLGLHAPFVLGALVLLPVVTVLLVRGWLPRKRNTYAA; translated from the coding sequence GTGAATGCCCGGTTCGCCTGGGTGGTGGCCGGCTGCCATTTCATCGCGGCCTTCGCGGCGCTGGGCCTGCCTCCATTCTTTCCGCTGATTCTGGAACGGTCGTTGCATGACCCGGCTCCAGCGCTGGCCGGCTGGCTGTATGTGCTGCCCACGCTGTGCGCGGCGTTCAGCGCGCCGCTGTGGGGGCGCCTGGCTGACCGGTATGGGCCCCGGCCGCTGTTGCTGCGCGCTCAGCTGGGGCTAGCCCTGAGTTTCCTTCTGACCGGGGCTGCCCGCACCCCCTGGGAATTTGCTGGTGCGCTGGCCCTGCAGGGTGTGCTGGGCGGAACGTTTGCCGCTTCAAACACCTACCTTGCGGCGCTATTGCGTGGCCCGGACCTCACGCGCGCCCTGACGCTTATGCAGGGATCAGCCCGCGCCGCGCTGGTTGTCGCTCCGGCCACGCTGGCGCTGTTTGTAGGCAGCCGCTCACCGCTGGGCCTGTACACCGCGCTCTCCGTGTTGCCGCTGCTGGCCGCTCTGCTGCTGTGGCGTCTGCCGCCGGTGGAGCACAGCCAGCCGGAAGCGAACCCGGAATGCCAGATTCCGGTCACTCAGGCAGCCGGGGCTGCGCTGGTATTCACGCTGGAGGCCGCGTTTGTTTTTGCCACCATCGTGACGTTCCCGTACTTCATTCCCTATGTCCGGGCGCTGGAGTTCTCTCCGGCACTCTGGGGCGCTGTGTTCGCCGTGCCGCACCTGGTGTACCTGCTGTTCGCCCCCGTAGCGCTGCGCCGCCTGCGCGCGGTGACCCCACTGCGCGGCCTGACCCTGAGCCTGGCGGCGCTGATGGTATCGCTGCTGGGACAGCTGACACCCTTCCTGAGTCCCATGGTCGCCTTCCGCGTACTGATGGGTCTGGCGATGACCGGCTTCTATGTCTGGCTCCATGTGCTGGTGGTGGGTCTGGCGCAAGACCGGCAGGCCGGCCGCCTGTTCGGCACCTTCGAGGCTGTCTCCAAGCTGGCTGCGGTTTTGGCAGGTGTAACAGCGGGTCTGGCTGCGCCGCGCCTTGGTCTGCACGCGCCCTTCGTGCTGGGTGCCCTTGTCCTTCTCCCGGTCGTCACGGTCCTGCTGGTCCGTGGCTGGCTGCCCCGAAAAAGGAATACGTATGCTGCCTGA
- a CDS encoding IucA/IucC family protein translates to MRAAPHTHEAYMTRRVVDALLRENVRGCLNASRVTDGRDLPFAQDISPELQDGKWLTVPHWTGGTLYFAVRRAQYLQDWVLRALPVIWCQAGQPRELHGALDILAAFRAGLPAQEALDFAAFDEEYRTAVTQRWLVEDEHASLLSTPPQIPTDWGERTLHLDRLGAFLDHPVYPTARAKTGFGAADLRAYAPEFAPVFELRWLTVPRARVQETGETRPLGWPDFAQVGLPAELAHSHVLLPVHPFMWGGRLELLLKESALDAEVVAAPRAHLKVSPTLSVRTVALVDEPHWHLKLPLDISTLGLRNRRFVHPGTLGDGARMQGVLGEILRQEGLEHTVLLTDETASGHAGERFLAYLLRRYPQATQEGTLVTVASLLAPAPGGGTVLDGLLREHYQGDFGAFWAEYADLTLRLHLTLWLRYGVALESNQQNTALVLTSGGLRLLLKDNDSPRVLAERLAGILPEAAAALAGLDDQRIFVDGPEPLAQMFTTITLHLNLAALVHGLGRPDLYRDLRRRIEHLIDELKLERAEVEEHVLDAPRLPVKYMLSAGSLLSKARSGAADVNKYYGLSGPNYLR, encoded by the coding sequence ATGAGGGCTGCTCCCCACACGCACGAGGCCTACATGACCCGCCGGGTGGTTGACGCCCTGCTGCGTGAGAACGTGCGTGGCTGCCTGAACGCCTCTCGGGTCACGGACGGCCGTGATCTTCCCTTCGCTCAGGACATCTCGCCGGAGCTTCAGGACGGCAAGTGGCTGACGGTTCCCCACTGGACAGGCGGAACGCTCTACTTCGCTGTTCGCCGCGCGCAGTATCTCCAGGACTGGGTCCTGCGCGCGCTGCCGGTGATCTGGTGTCAGGCAGGACAGCCGAGAGAGCTGCACGGCGCGCTGGACATTCTGGCGGCCTTCCGCGCTGGCCTTCCGGCGCAGGAGGCACTGGACTTCGCTGCCTTTGACGAGGAGTACCGCACGGCCGTGACCCAGCGCTGGCTGGTGGAAGATGAGCATGCCAGCCTGCTGTCCACGCCGCCCCAGATCCCCACCGACTGGGGCGAACGGACGCTGCATCTCGACCGCCTGGGAGCCTTCCTGGATCACCCCGTGTACCCCACGGCCCGGGCCAAGACCGGCTTTGGGGCCGCCGACCTGCGAGCATACGCGCCGGAATTCGCCCCGGTGTTCGAACTGCGCTGGCTTACGGTGCCGCGCGCCCGCGTCCAGGAGACAGGCGAGACCAGGCCCCTGGGATGGCCGGATTTTGCGCAGGTGGGCCTTCCGGCAGAACTGGCACACTCCCATGTGCTGCTGCCGGTTCACCCCTTCATGTGGGGCGGGCGGCTTGAGCTGCTGCTGAAGGAAAGCGCTCTGGACGCAGAGGTGGTCGCCGCGCCCAGAGCGCACCTGAAGGTCAGCCCGACCCTGTCGGTCCGGACCGTCGCGCTGGTGGACGAACCGCACTGGCATCTCAAGCTGCCGCTGGACATCAGCACCCTGGGGCTCAGGAACCGCCGCTTCGTGCATCCCGGAACACTGGGCGACGGCGCGCGGATGCAGGGCGTGCTGGGCGAGATTCTGCGCCAGGAAGGACTGGAGCACACCGTGCTGCTGACCGACGAGACGGCCAGCGGACATGCCGGCGAACGCTTTCTGGCATACCTCCTGCGGCGCTACCCGCAGGCCACGCAGGAGGGCACCCTGGTCACGGTGGCGTCTCTGCTGGCGCCAGCGCCCGGTGGGGGTACGGTTCTGGACGGCCTGCTGCGCGAGCACTACCAGGGAGACTTCGGTGCCTTCTGGGCCGAGTACGCGGACCTGACCCTGCGGCTGCACCTGACGCTGTGGCTGCGGTACGGCGTGGCGCTGGAGTCCAATCAGCAGAACACGGCGCTGGTCCTCACCTCCGGCGGGCTGCGGCTGCTGCTCAAGGACAACGACTCCCCGCGCGTGCTGGCTGAGCGGCTGGCCGGGATCCTGCCGGAAGCTGCTGCGGCGCTGGCCGGGTTGGATGACCAGCGCATTTTCGTGGACGGCCCGGAGCCGCTGGCCCAGATGTTCACGACCATTACGCTGCACCTGAACCTCGCTGCCCTGGTGCATGGCCTGGGCCGCCCGGACCTGTACCGGGACCTCAGACGCCGCATCGAGCACCTGATTGACGAACTGAAGCTGGAGCGCGCAGAAGTAGAAGAGCATGTACTCGATGCCCCGCGGCTGCCGGTCAAGTACATGCTCAGTGCGGGAAGCCTGCTCAGCAAGGCGCGCAGTGGGGCAGCGGACGTCAACAAGTACTACGGCCTCAGCGGCCCCAATTACCTCCGGTGA
- a CDS encoding ATP-grasp domain-containing protein, with protein MNELILTAQVPTDAVTLGFLPAARRLGLKPVVLTSHPDEHRAQYGSWGSERPGVISCHVPDPFAVIAEVSRRERPAAIFSNSDHLQAATALAAEYFGLPAKNWQAACRVKNKAEMRACLTRAGLDAVWFAVLSSPDDLSGLQDIPFPCVLKPREGIASEDVTLVRERTALQQHCEAFWKAQPGRALMVEEFLDGPLHTLETLGDARRVQVLGSFATALGAPPHFIETRLDWRPLDARVQAQVLEQLDCLGVGFGACHTEFVLTPQGPRLIEVNYRNIGDQCDLMLQDLLEIPLFEWVLRAHLGETLPDLPATRRTATVRYFCTRQAGTLVQAPAAQDGRAGEVDLTYRPLRHPGERVPLSHTNRDYLGVLRAVAPLGAPLDTAADAFGAGLHWEVRA; from the coding sequence ATGAACGAGCTGATCCTGACCGCACAGGTGCCTACAGACGCTGTCACGCTTGGATTTCTTCCGGCGGCCCGACGGCTGGGCCTCAAGCCAGTCGTGCTGACCAGCCACCCTGACGAGCACCGGGCGCAGTACGGTTCCTGGGGTTCCGAGCGCCCCGGGGTCATCAGCTGCCATGTTCCCGATCCGTTCGCCGTGATTGCCGAAGTTTCGCGCCGGGAACGCCCCGCAGCGATCTTCAGCAACAGCGATCATCTTCAGGCCGCAACTGCCCTGGCGGCCGAGTATTTTGGTCTGCCCGCCAAGAACTGGCAGGCCGCCTGCCGGGTCAAGAACAAGGCCGAAATGCGCGCCTGCCTCACCCGAGCGGGCCTGGACGCCGTGTGGTTCGCCGTGCTGAGCAGCCCCGACGACCTAAGCGGACTACAGGACATTCCTTTTCCCTGTGTCCTCAAGCCGCGTGAGGGCATTGCCAGTGAGGACGTCACCCTGGTCCGTGAGCGCACTGCTCTGCAGCAGCACTGCGAGGCGTTCTGGAAGGCCCAACCAGGACGCGCCCTGATGGTCGAGGAGTTCCTTGACGGACCGCTGCACACCCTGGAAACCCTGGGTGACGCGCGGCGGGTTCAGGTGCTGGGCAGCTTTGCCACGGCGCTGGGCGCCCCACCGCACTTCATCGAGACGCGGCTGGACTGGCGCCCCCTGGACGCCAGGGTGCAGGCCCAGGTTCTGGAACAGCTTGACTGCCTCGGCGTGGGCTTTGGCGCCTGCCACACCGAGTTCGTGCTGACGCCTCAGGGTCCCCGCCTGATCGAGGTGAACTACCGGAACATCGGTGACCAGTGCGACCTGATGCTGCAGGACCTGCTGGAAATCCCGTTGTTCGAATGGGTGCTGCGTGCACACCTGGGCGAGACGCTGCCGGATCTGCCCGCAACCCGCCGCACCGCCACCGTGCGCTACTTCTGCACCCGGCAGGCAGGAACGCTGGTTCAGGCTCCGGCGGCACAGGACGGGCGCGCCGGTGAGGTGGACCTGACCTACCGGCCCCTGCGACATCCCGGCGAGCGGGTGCCGTTGAGCCACACCAACCGCGATTATCTGGGGGTGTTGCGTGCCGTCGCGCCGCTGGGCGCCCCGCTCGACACTGCAGCCGATGCCTTCGGCGCGGGCCTGCACTGGGAGGTCCGCGCATGA
- a CDS encoding ABC transporter substrate-binding protein, producing MLSLRTLSLLLALSMPAGALTVPHLAGTTEIKTTPKRIVVLEFGFMDALAKLGVKPVGIAADGDTAADVLPHLRKYYGPALPTVGNRHSPSLERILALKPDLIIADENDHRTIYPQLGRIAPTLLLRSYRGTYKDQLDQFGLISKIVGKEALGKAVLADHTRLFAKVKATSSPKAGKMVVGVLTPNGFYVHSDRSYVGSLLEALGRDNPTRMRDDQTQYQLSLEGLSALNPDTLVVLYNAEHQAAFDRFKAEPLVQALPAGKHNRVYTFNRDLWAKGRGVIGLEHILSDMFSSRVLSGKAAR from the coding sequence ATGTTGTCCCTACGTACTCTGTCCCTGCTGCTTGCCCTGTCCATGCCCGCTGGTGCACTCACAGTTCCCCATCTGGCAGGCACGACCGAAATCAAGACCACCCCCAAACGTATCGTCGTGCTGGAATTCGGCTTTATGGACGCCCTGGCCAAACTGGGGGTCAAGCCTGTGGGCATCGCAGCTGACGGCGACACCGCTGCCGACGTTCTGCCTCACCTCCGGAAGTATTACGGGCCAGCTCTTCCCACGGTCGGCAACCGTCACTCGCCCAGCCTGGAAAGGATCCTGGCCCTGAAGCCGGATCTGATCATCGCCGACGAGAACGACCACAGGACCATCTACCCGCAGCTGGGCAGGATCGCGCCGACCCTGCTGCTGCGCTCCTACCGTGGAACCTACAAAGACCAGCTCGACCAGTTCGGACTGATCAGCAAAATCGTCGGCAAAGAAGCCCTGGGTAAGGCAGTCCTGGCCGACCACACCCGTCTGTTTGCCAAAGTGAAAGCTACCAGCAGCCCCAAGGCGGGAAAGATGGTCGTCGGGGTGCTGACTCCCAACGGCTTTTACGTGCACAGCGACAGGAGTTATGTCGGCAGCCTGCTTGAAGCCCTAGGACGCGACAACCCCACCCGGATGCGTGACGACCAGACCCAGTACCAGCTGTCTTTAGAAGGGTTGAGCGCCCTGAACCCCGACACCCTGGTCGTGCTGTACAACGCGGAGCATCAGGCCGCCTTTGACCGCTTCAAGGCTGAGCCGCTGGTCCAGGCGCTGCCTGCCGGCAAGCACAACCGCGTCTATACCTTCAACCGCGACCTGTGGGCCAAGGGACGCGGGGTGATCGGCCTGGAACATATCCTCAGCGACATGTTCAGCAGCCGCGTGCTGAGCGGCAAAGCAGCCCGGTAA
- a CDS encoding DUF72 domain-containing protein, with the protein MTRSGMTQVHVNLGCASWSVASGQTAQFGQGGSVLQRYATRFRAVEINSSFYRPHRQSTYQRWAASVPEDFRFSAKVPKAVTHQARLQDCHDLLSDFVHQTAGLGESLGCLLVQLPPSLTFDEPVAEAFFRDLRLMTPVPVACEPRHGSWFSPAADALLITHRIGRVAADPALTTEASVPGGHSDTVYYRWHGSPRMYFSSYSDQALQTLAQDLQDRLAIRPWVIFDNTAAGAAAENGLKLMELLARDSLTHRGL; encoded by the coding sequence ATGACACGATCCGGTATGACGCAGGTCCACGTGAACTTAGGATGTGCCAGCTGGAGCGTCGCCAGCGGTCAGACGGCCCAATTCGGCCAGGGCGGGAGTGTGCTGCAGCGGTACGCGACCCGCTTCCGTGCTGTGGAGATCAACTCGTCGTTCTACCGGCCGCACCGGCAAAGTACGTATCAGCGCTGGGCTGCCAGTGTCCCGGAGGACTTCCGCTTCAGCGCCAAGGTGCCCAAGGCGGTGACCCATCAGGCCAGGCTGCAAGACTGTCATGACCTGCTGAGCGACTTCGTCCACCAGACAGCCGGGCTGGGGGAGAGTCTCGGGTGTCTGCTTGTGCAGCTACCGCCCAGCCTGACCTTTGATGAACCTGTAGCTGAGGCCTTCTTCCGGGACCTACGACTCATGACCCCGGTCCCCGTGGCCTGCGAGCCGCGTCACGGCTCCTGGTTCAGCCCGGCAGCCGACGCTCTGCTGATCACGCACCGGATTGGACGCGTAGCCGCCGATCCTGCCCTTACGACTGAGGCCAGCGTCCCAGGGGGCCACAGCGACACGGTCTACTACCGCTGGCATGGCTCGCCCCGGATGTACTTCTCAAGTTATTCCGACCAGGCACTCCAGACACTGGCCCAGGATCTTCAAGACCGCTTAGCGATCCGGCCCTGGGTCATATTCGACAACACAGCGGCGGGCGCAGCCGCGGAAAACGGGCTGAAGCTGATGGAGCTGTTGGCCCGAGACAGCCTGACTCACAGAGGACTTTAG